The following proteins are co-located in the Planococcus plakortidis genome:
- the upp gene encoding uracil phosphoribosyltransferase, giving the protein MGKVFVFDHPLIQHKLTYIRDKSTGTKEFRELVDEISTLMAFEITRELPLQEIDVETPVQVAKSNVLAGKKLGIVPILRAGIGMVDGVLKLIPAAKVGHIGLYRDPETLQPVEYYFKMPSDVSERELIVVDPMLATGGSAIEAVNSLKKRGATKIKFMCIIAAPEGVEALQKAHPDVDIYIAALDEKLNEKGYIVPGLGDAGDRLFGTK; this is encoded by the coding sequence GTGGGAAAAGTATTCGTTTTTGATCATCCGTTGATTCAGCATAAACTGACGTACATCCGCGACAAATCGACTGGAACAAAGGAGTTCCGTGAATTGGTCGACGAGATTTCGACATTGATGGCGTTTGAAATCACGCGCGAGCTTCCGCTTCAGGAAATCGACGTGGAGACACCAGTGCAAGTCGCCAAGTCGAACGTTCTGGCCGGGAAAAAATTAGGCATCGTGCCGATTTTGCGTGCAGGGATCGGAATGGTTGACGGCGTCCTGAAATTGATTCCGGCAGCGAAGGTCGGGCATATCGGCTTGTACCGTGACCCCGAAACCTTGCAGCCAGTGGAATATTATTTCAAAATGCCATCCGATGTTTCCGAGCGCGAATTGATCGTTGTCGATCCAATGCTTGCAACAGGCGGCTCTGCGATTGAGGCTGTCAATTCCTTGAAAAAGCGTGGCGCGACAAAAATCAAGTTCATGTGCATCATCGCAGCTCCGGAAGGCGTGGAAGCTTTGCAAAAAGCGCATCCGGATGTCGATATCTACATCGCGGCACTTGATGAGAAGCTGAACGAAAAAGGTTATATCGTACCTGGCCTCGGCGATGCCGGAGATCGCTTGTTCGGAACAAAATAA
- a CDS encoding EAL domain-containing protein, with product MHQYEIQEDRKVIIDWLRRLGIEFHTSFVVVNPEIPDHPIAYANEAFFEMTGYSEEEVIGRNGKFLHGVKTDADTGIRIREATASSQPGIFEIVNYRKDGTPFWNEITVQPLAFPERSLRYTLMLQRDISDRRRAETLIELQKETYKGIEKGHMLGMLLQNICETAESFFLDGSRCTVLLVDEAKRFQVGAAKSMPDEFSQGMRGLEVAADASPCGAAYLRQEPVIVEDVAKDALLGSLQELLDEFGIKAIWSVPISNGQEETIGTFGIYFPSVFKPSEKDLVFMEEIASIVSLAVKFSRQQEEILRLAYIDEESGLPNRHYFRTELEELLQEGKEGFVAFISADEFIKISDQYGHKAGNDLCRELGRRLVLAGGAGEKLVARFSDSRLSLYSTIPLTRAPEFLEDILSSLREPVSIGEMDLFLTVKVGVAIVTPAQQNAEELVRCADSALSKAKERIGEAVCYFENEQDEVMMRDLRVANALTVALKRSEISVFLQPKVSLESRNILGFEALARWKSPELGEISPAIFIPAAEKNGKIRQLEQHIIEQVLAWLKKRQEQGLELRQVAINISAEHFFHHSFVPHLVDEAKKFGVDPKWIQLEITERIGVVDIDTAGTVFNQLKKYGFATSIDDFGTGYSSLSYLQKLPVEEIKIDRSFVSNMDEHGTRAVIRTIIQLADNLGLRAVAEGVETEGDRTLLLEMGCTIAQGFLFHRPMPLDEAHLL from the coding sequence ATGCATCAATATGAAATCCAGGAAGACCGCAAAGTGATCATAGATTGGCTGCGCCGTCTCGGGATCGAATTCCACACGAGTTTTGTCGTCGTGAACCCTGAAATTCCCGATCATCCGATTGCTTATGCCAATGAGGCGTTTTTTGAAATGACCGGTTACAGTGAAGAGGAAGTTATCGGAAGAAACGGTAAATTCCTCCATGGCGTAAAAACTGATGCCGACACAGGAATCCGGATCCGAGAAGCGACAGCCTCGTCGCAGCCAGGCATTTTTGAAATCGTCAATTACCGAAAAGACGGGACACCTTTCTGGAACGAGATCACGGTCCAGCCCTTGGCATTTCCCGAACGATCTTTGCGTTACACTTTAATGCTCCAACGGGATATCAGCGACCGCCGGCGGGCAGAAACTTTGATTGAGCTGCAGAAGGAAACGTACAAAGGCATTGAAAAAGGCCATATGCTTGGCATGCTCCTTCAGAACATCTGCGAAACGGCTGAATCGTTTTTCCTCGACGGTTCACGCTGTACGGTCCTCTTGGTGGACGAGGCGAAGCGTTTCCAGGTGGGCGCAGCGAAATCGATGCCGGACGAATTCTCTCAAGGGATGCGCGGCTTGGAAGTAGCGGCTGATGCCAGCCCGTGCGGAGCGGCCTATCTGCGCCAGGAGCCCGTCATTGTCGAAGATGTGGCAAAAGATGCGCTTCTTGGCAGCCTGCAGGAGCTTCTCGATGAATTTGGCATCAAAGCGATTTGGTCCGTTCCCATTTCCAATGGCCAGGAAGAAACTATCGGCACGTTCGGGATCTATTTCCCTTCGGTATTCAAGCCTTCGGAAAAAGACCTGGTCTTCATGGAAGAAATTGCGTCGATCGTTTCGTTGGCGGTTAAGTTTTCACGCCAGCAGGAAGAGATCCTGCGCCTTGCTTATATTGATGAGGAATCAGGCTTGCCGAACCGCCATTATTTCCGTACCGAACTGGAAGAGTTGCTTCAGGAGGGGAAGGAAGGTTTTGTCGCGTTTATCTCAGCGGATGAATTCATTAAAATCAGCGACCAATATGGCCATAAGGCAGGCAACGATTTGTGCCGGGAGCTCGGCCGCCGACTGGTACTGGCAGGAGGCGCCGGGGAAAAGCTGGTCGCGCGTTTTTCCGATTCGCGCCTGTCACTCTACAGCACCATTCCGTTGACGCGTGCGCCTGAATTCCTGGAGGATATCTTAAGCAGCTTACGGGAACCGGTGTCGATTGGCGAAATGGATTTGTTTCTGACGGTCAAAGTGGGGGTGGCGATCGTCACCCCGGCACAGCAGAATGCAGAGGAGCTGGTGCGCTGTGCCGACAGCGCTTTATCGAAAGCGAAAGAGCGCATCGGCGAGGCTGTCTGTTATTTCGAGAATGAACAAGACGAAGTGATGATGCGCGACCTGCGCGTGGCCAATGCTCTGACGGTGGCGCTCAAACGCAGTGAAATCAGTGTCTTCCTGCAGCCGAAAGTGTCGCTCGAAAGCCGGAACATCCTTGGATTTGAAGCGCTGGCCCGCTGGAAGTCGCCGGAACTCGGGGAGATTTCGCCCGCTATTTTCATTCCGGCAGCGGAAAAGAACGGGAAGATCCGCCAGCTTGAGCAGCATATCATCGAGCAAGTCCTGGCCTGGCTGAAGAAACGCCAGGAACAAGGCCTTGAGTTGCGCCAAGTGGCAATCAATATTTCGGCTGAACATTTTTTCCACCATTCCTTTGTCCCGCATCTGGTGGACGAGGCGAAAAAATTCGGCGTGGACCCCAAATGGATCCAGCTGGAGATCACCGAGCGTATCGGCGTCGTCGACATCGATACGGCCGGGACGGTATTCAACCAGCTGAAAAAATATGGCTTCGCGACATCCATCGATGATTTTGGCACCGGCTATTCGTCGCTCAGCTATTTGCAGAAGCTGCCTGTGGAAGAAATCAAGATCGATCGCTCCTTCGTCTCCAATATGGATGAACACGGAACGCGCGCGGTCATCCGGACGATCATCCAGTTGGCGGACAATCTGGGGCTTCGGGCAGTCGCGGAAGGCGTCGAAACTGAAGGCGACCGGACGCTATTGCTCGAGATGGGCTGTACCATCGCCCAAGGCTTTCTGTTCCACCGGCCGATGCCGCTCGATGAAGCGCATCTCCTCTAA
- the glyA gene encoding serine hydroxymethyltransferase — protein sequence MELIKAQDQAVYEAMNAEKERQEANIELIASENFVSQAVMDAQGSVLTNKYAEGYPGKRYYGGCEFVDVVENIARDRLKEIFGAEHANVQPHSGSQANMAVYTAMLEQGDTVLGMNLNHGGHLTHGSKVNFSGMQYNFVEYGVDKETQLLDYEAVRQAALEHKPKMIVAGASAYSRTLDFAKFREIADEVGAYLMVDMAHIAGLVATGAHPNPVPHAHFVTSTTHKTLRGPRGGLILCKEEFAKKIDKIIFPGIQGGPLMHVIAAKAVAFGEAQQPEFKDYIDQVVKNANVLADSLTAEGVDIVSGGTDNHLLLLDLRSLNLTGKVAEHLLDEVGITTNKNTIPFDPESPFVTSGIRLGTAAVTSRGFKEEEMKEIASIMALLLKNPEDEAVKKEAAERTAKLTAAHPLYK from the coding sequence ATGGAATTGATTAAGGCTCAGGATCAGGCAGTATATGAAGCAATGAATGCGGAAAAAGAACGCCAGGAAGCGAATATCGAGTTGATCGCATCGGAAAACTTTGTATCCCAGGCAGTGATGGACGCACAAGGGTCCGTGTTGACCAATAAATACGCAGAAGGCTATCCGGGCAAACGCTATTACGGCGGTTGTGAATTTGTAGATGTAGTGGAAAATATCGCACGTGACCGCTTGAAAGAGATTTTCGGCGCAGAGCATGCGAACGTCCAGCCACACTCAGGTTCACAGGCGAATATGGCTGTATACACAGCGATGCTTGAACAAGGCGATACCGTCCTTGGCATGAACTTGAACCACGGCGGGCATTTGACGCACGGCAGCAAAGTCAACTTCAGCGGCATGCAGTATAATTTCGTCGAATACGGCGTCGACAAAGAGACGCAATTGCTTGATTACGAAGCGGTTCGACAGGCTGCTCTTGAGCACAAGCCGAAAATGATCGTCGCCGGCGCCAGTGCTTACTCACGTACATTGGATTTTGCGAAATTCCGTGAAATCGCCGATGAAGTCGGCGCGTATCTGATGGTCGACATGGCGCACATCGCAGGGCTTGTTGCAACCGGTGCCCATCCGAATCCAGTGCCTCATGCACATTTTGTTACTTCCACTACCCATAAAACGTTACGCGGCCCTCGCGGCGGCTTGATTCTTTGCAAAGAGGAATTTGCGAAGAAAATCGATAAAATCATCTTCCCTGGCATCCAGGGCGGCCCATTGATGCACGTTATCGCGGCGAAGGCTGTCGCTTTCGGCGAAGCCCAGCAGCCAGAGTTCAAAGATTACATCGACCAGGTCGTCAAAAATGCGAATGTCTTGGCTGATAGCTTAACGGCTGAAGGCGTTGATATCGTTTCCGGCGGAACAGACAACCACTTATTGTTGCTTGATCTCCGTTCGCTTAACCTGACGGGCAAAGTCGCGGAACATCTGTTGGATGAAGTCGGCATCACGACCAATAAAAACACCATCCCGTTCGATCCGGAAAGCCCATTCGTCACATCCGGCATCCGTCTCGGAACGGCAGCTGTCACTTCCCGCGGTTTCAAAGAGGAAGAAATGAAGGAAATCGCTTCAATCATGGCGCTACTATTGAAAAACCCTGAAGATGAAGCCGTGAAGAAGGAAGCGGCTGAACGTACAGCAAAATTGACAGCTGCCCATCCTTTGTATAAATAA